The genome window tgtcGGAGGctagctcggagactccggcggaacgctgagtaccggagtatccggtgaacaccggagactccggactcagaagattttcagaaagagtttcgtgtccgtgagtgaatgtgtctctcaattgggtgattctaaaggatctcttgagcattgagacactaattaagcaaatgaattcatccatctaagaaaaaatctatcctagactcaatttcaaaagtaaaaagaatttaagccctatcttatatccttcgttgatttttcaattgtttcgacaggcgtcaaacgtcatttaccttcacgactaatgctcatacctgttcaatactcacaaagcatgttagttctttaatcgttttgtcatcaataagccaaaacccacttagggggcctagatgcactttcagttggGCACTACTCCGTCTcgtggcattaaatgctacgtaTAGGGTCTTATGGGCTGCCGTAGCACCGCACAGCTGATGAAAAAAGGTCTGCAGAACGACTAGGTAAGTGGACAGTTTTACAGGTAGACTCATGGAGCGTAGGGACAGGACAGCGTGACAGACGATCTTACGACGCACTGCGATGGGACAGGCACTCAAAGCTCTCAGGGTAAGTTGGGCTCACCCAGTTCTCTAGGATAAGATCCAAGAGTAGAACATCTAGCCAGGTATGGGTCTGCTAATcagggcccacttgtaagttctctctctccctggtatataaagagtGGAGGACTCGGTTTGTAAAAGGAGGAGGATCAGTAATCGATTCACAAGCACTCATAACAAATACACAGATGTAGAGCTGTTATCCTTCGGAaggcctaaacctggataacctcggtgttcttgagtttaaCACACACCGACGAATGCACACCTtacaccccagaatcattgtcaTGGATTAAACATTGACAGTTGGCGCACTAGGTAAGGGCATGTTTCTGCGTTTCGGTAAGTGTTAGAGATCAGATTGGGCTATCCATGGCCGGATCTACAACAACTGCTAAGTCCTATCCTGAGGACCCCGGTCGCCGTAAGGTATTCGTCATAGGATATGACCTAGATGAGCCCGATGTGCTCTAAGAATAGGACACCAAACAAGAGTTTGAAGGCTCCGAGGCCCAATGATAGGTTTGCATGACAGTGCATgcaaccgggggggggggggcagtggAGGCTCCCGTGTTCAGGGTGCCGATGATGATCCGCATGCCACACACCTAGAGGGGAATCAGACCGGAGCCGGACACGGAGACGCTTCGACATAGCCCCAACCACCATTGCGTCTCTTAGAGGAGCTGCTGCAGAGGATGCGTTCTTTGGCGGCATTGTCACCAAGGTCGTCACGCCACACAAATGTCAAGGACTCCCCCCTCACGATATGCCGCCACTCTGCGCTCAGTAGCTCGATTATGAGGCCATGACGCCTGCACATAATCTGTTGATCGTGCGAATGCTTCTTAGAGCATCTCAAAGAGTCTCCCATTCCCACCCCCTATAGTCAAATTTAAGGAATTTCACCATAAAACATTGTTCTAACAATTCCCCAATACCACTTACAATATTTGCCATCCCCCAAAATCACCCATCTCGCTCTATACTTTTGGGGAGCAGCCCCTCGTTCTCAAAAATACCTGACCGGCCCCAGGCTCACCCCTCGTCCTCACGCGACTGCTAGCAGTGGCGAGCTTCCTCGGCGGCGGAGCCCTGCTGCAGTGCTAGGCTCGGGAAACGAAGACTCTAGCCTGGACTACGTGCTAGCTTGAGTAGAGGAGTGGCTGCTCTGGATGGCGTCGGAGAGGGCCTGGTGGCCGTGGGCTTTCTCGATGGCAGAGTCGAGTGCCCTGCCATGATTGGCATTGGCGTAGAGAGCCGCATGCTTGGTTCACTCAATGGCAGAGGAAACATGGACGCTGGGGAAGGTAAGAGCTCGCAACAGTTGTATGATGTGGATCTGGTCAGAgaagaggcagaggaggagggaagCTACTACTTGCCATGGTTCAGCCAAGAGAGAAAATTAGAGAGAGAAGAGCAGGGAGAGCCACATCAGGAGGATAAGGCCAATTGCTTGGGTTGCTTGACGGCAGGCCGACGATGTCGGCAGACAGTGGGAGGAGGCAGATACGAGGGGCTTCACGACGCTGGATGGCATCAAAATGAGTGTTTGCAAGCTCGGCTGCGTGGTGTGTGGCTTTTGCGTGTGGACagagaaaagagagggggagagagatgaCAGGTGGGATCCACTCGTTGGTGACATATAAGAGGAAATATAGGGAATGATTATTGGGAGTCTAttagagaggaagaagatgtaGGGAGTGAATTGGATATTGGGATCACCGGGAGTTTGGCATGGACGAATGGTGACTCTTTATAGGTCAAGATGAGAGGTAGGTGACGAGTCCCGGATTGCtatcgaaaaaaataaaaaaataaaaaaatcaatgtaATAGGgagacataattaattctaaaaataagctttattggtaggttgcctcattaaaaatctttttagcaaagaaaaaaaagagtacaatctacctcaaaaaattgaaaattatacGTTATCATCAACATCAAGATATAAATTTTCGAATGAAGCTTGAAGCTCAgtgttttctgcagtgtgttgcattcacGCTTTAGCTTGTTCCCAGTCTTTTACTATAGTGAGTATTTTCACCATCTCACTTGTGAGagttgttcttctctcttcgattatcttTCCAATAAAACTGAAgacagcctcagaagaaactataGATACGAGAACTGTTAACAAATCTcatgctaacagtgaaagcactagaTAATTTATATTGTACTCATATCACTATTGTagtatgttgaaattttcttgttcatggctgataatGTCGCTATCGATGAAGTTAGTTACCTctcctccggatgttggaatttcAGCACTTGTAGTCGTAGATGATCGTGAcaaagagtctgaacttcttgatgaagtacctccactaaatatttttttcctcacGTTGTTGTCTTCTTACTtattgtgggtgctagtggaggtcgttgcccGTGCCGGCCCAAAATAGCCAGGCCATGCCATGCCCTGTGAGCTCGTGCCATGCTAGGTCTAGGCTATGCCTCTGATCGGCCCAGTAGACACGATCTATTTAGACATCATTATACGTGTTGCAGGTGCCTATGAGACTGTGCTGCATCCAGTCCGGCACGCAACAATGCTATGGGCAATAGGAGCGTGCGAAAGAAGGACAATCTCTGTGTGCGAGGCTGCGGTTCCTAAATTTTGAGAACCTTGTTTGCACTCgctagaccatctccaaccatattctcttcatttcgttcccttcccgatttcCTTCCCCGTTcacattccctttattttctctcatctcaaacagcttcctttcgaggggaatcgcgaaaagaaaggagagagaatcccgtcctgaggAGAATGACCCTGaaaatctcgtcgtgaagggaatcgtgaagggaaaacATTGGAGCACTGAAGAGAATGAAAATCCTTTCACAACGGGATTTTCGCCTCCGAAGAGAAACCGTTAGATGTAGCCTACAGCAGCATCATACATCTCCTTTGCAGATCAAAGCAAAGCAGAGCAAAGCAAAACGaaagcagagcagagcacaCCGACGCACATCTGAAATGCCCGTGCACCAGCAACCATGCACGGCGCGTTTCTGTCTCTCGATCGGCACCCGAAACGCAGCAGCGGCACACCATTACCAGATCGGCTTTCCTAGTGCGCGCACGAACACCACGGTTCTGCAGTGGCGCATCGGATGATAGATATCCCTCCGGTCCCTGGCTATACCGGTTGATTCTGCCGGCTGCTTGCGATAACTGACTTTAGCCCTTCTCGCGCTCCTCTCCCTCTGTCTGCAAAAACTCTCTCTTATGATCAAACTCTTTTCTTCGATAGTGGAAGCCACATTGCCTCCTCCTTCCAAAGCCAAGCAAAGCAAAGGTACCGACTTTTGGTGTCGCATGGGCGAGTTGTGGCCTGTTGGCATGCAAtgtgagaaagaggagaggaaagTTTATACTTACCACAATAGTGTTTGGTTTGTctctttattcctttttttgtttttctgatcttgctcttcttggGTAGGATTTTGGCACGCACGACATCTTGGGAACCAGAGAGGCAACTTGTCATATGGAAATCACATCTTGATAAGTCCTtaaacagaaaaagaaaagaaaaaaggagactGTTCTATCTgtttggtgatttttttaaaagaaaataagcGTAATTCTCTTTTTTATCTACGGAATCAACATCTATTCGCACAAAACACATTCAATCCTTGCATAAATACAATGTTCCACATAATTGGGTCATGCTTAAGAATTAATTAGCAACTCACATGTAGCAAAACTAACTGATTGGAGGTAAATAGCAACAATGAAAGCTCTGCTTGGaacaaagaaaaacttgaaCAAGTTTCGAAAGAATAGATCGTATGGGAAAATTATCCTATGAAGCCATTTGTAACTAGAGGAATCCTAAGGTCCAACCGCACGGAAAAGTTTCACTGGCATTCTCTCTTCAAATTCATGTGCTCCCTTGCGTTCCATCTAACTCATGCAATTTTCGTATGTTTTataatcctttttttttgttcttgccTTCCTACAAACAGCACATAGTGTGAAGTACTTAGATGGAGTCACATAGTGAAGTATGTGTCTTTCTTTCCTATTCTATGTTTTGTCATCCGAAGTGGCTAAAACCACATAGTGAAGTGCTTTGCCTAGAATCAGATGCTCTGCTCCACCAATCAATCTTCAAATCCTGGAAGCCAAAGATGTAGTGCAAGGTAGATGTCATAATCAAGAACAAACAAATAACAATTTGCAAAATAACATTTTAACCCTCTTCCTTTTCTTCGTCATGCTCTGCTCATTCCCTTCCTGACTCCTGATGCAATTTTTCTTCTAACTTTTGATTAGATAAAACCTTCTTTTACTTTTGCTCTGATCAGAAGGTTCGCAGCACTGTATTTGCTTTCACAATGGCATACAATTTCAGCTCGCATGATATTGCCATTGTACTTCGTACTGGACACAAAATCCAAGAACTTTCAAAGAACACGAATTGGCAGTACAAGAACTTTAAAGAAGACTTCAATTCATAGATACTACTATACTTTAGAAAACAAATCTGAAATTTGATCTAAGAAAAACAAATCAACCACACAATCAAGGAGCAAAACCAAAACTACGCTCCTCAAGACGACAGTGACACATTGACAGACTCAGACGGTGATCTCCACTCTCGGCTCGAAGGAGAAGGCGGCCAAGAACTCGTTGGCCTCGCCGTCGCCATTGATGTACTTGGGCAGCTCCTCCCATTGGTTGCTGCTCACGTCGCACATGAAGCACCCGTTGGCCTCACCGGAGCTCACGCAGACCATGACGCGGTCGCCGTGCCCGACGCAGTTGATGTCGGCCTTCGTGCCGCAGAACCCGTGCGACATGGCGGGCGGCATGGCGGCCACCTGCCGCCACGCGCCGTCGGCGAACTCCCACACCCGCAGGCTCGCCGTGTCGAGGTACTCCGAGAGCACGACGGCGTACGCAGCGCCGTCGCATGCCACGACGTCGATGGAGTACTCGAAGTACACGGGTAGGATCCGGGGTAGCTCCGCGAACGTGCGGCAACCCGTGTCGCAGGCGACGACGTTGCCCGAGTGGCTGAGGAAGTAGGCCACGACCTCGCCGCGCTCCGACGACGGGACGACCACTGAGGAGTACTGCTTCGACGCGCTGCGCTGCATGTTGGTGGCCACCACGTCGCCGGACTTGCTCAGGAAGTAGACCGTGtcgtcgccgcctccgccgccctgCGCTGACGCGTCCGGGGACGAGTCCTCGGACTTCCGGGCAAGCAGCACGGGGCCCTCCCACGAGTTCTTGGACGAGTCGAACACCGCCATAGACAGGTCCGGGAGTTCACCCGTGAAGAGGGCCACGCGGTAGGGAGCGCCGTACATGGCAATGGCATGCAGCTCTTCCCCGCCCTGCGGCGGCGGGGGGAGCTCGCGGGACGCGCCGGTGAGCGGGTTGGCGACTGTGAGGCCGCCCGTGGCCGGTGCGCGGTAGAGGACGAGGCCGCCGGACGCGGCCACGGGCATGGACCTCGGCGCGGCGCGGCAGTGGTTCCAGCTGCAGTCGGCGGCGTCGAAGGCGACGGCCGTGCTGGGCCGGTCGGACTCGGAGAGCATGAGGAACCACGGGTCCCGGGAGGGGACCCGAGAACAGGCGTCGAGGAAGGTGGGGGACGCGGCTGCAGCGCGCCACCGGCGGGAGACGGCGCGAAGGCGGAAGAAG of Phragmites australis chromosome 3, lpPhrAust1.1, whole genome shotgun sequence contains these proteins:
- the LOC133911094 gene encoding F-box only protein 13-like, translated to MSTQTKRAAPPHQVPSCPSPSPALGYKTELPRTPLRRLEDEEARQEQRAAGLERSCSLCRQMELTRKMPMAPPANGRKRKCPPSGLGDLHDDMLERILARLPPASFFRLRAVSRRWRAAAASPTFLDACSRVPSRDPWFLMLSESDRPSTAVAFDAADCSWNHCRAAPRSMPVAASGGLVLYRAPATGGLTVANPLTGASRELPPPPQGGEELHAIAMYGAPYRVALFTGELPDLSMAVFDSSKNSWEGPVLLARKSEDSSPDASAQGGGGGDDTVYFLSKSGDVVATNMQRSASKQYSSVVVPSSERGEVVAYFLSHSGNVVACDTGCRTFAELPRILPVYFEYSIDVVACDGAAYAVVLSEYLDTASLRVWEFADGAWRQVAAMPPAMSHGFCGTKADINCVGHGDRVMVCVSSGEANGCFMCDVSSNQWEELPKYINGDGEANEFLAAFSFEPRVEITV